AGCCCCACTCTCGGGGCAGCACAGCCTATTTTTACCAGGAGAGGAACAGATGCCACTTTCATTTATACTCCTCCACAATGCCAGCTCCCCTGGtcctctgggggagggggtgtttcaCTCTCCCAGGGTCACATTGGTGAGACCCCCTGGGATGAGCCTGAGGGGCTAAGGGGGGACCTCACCAGGCAGGAAGTGCAGCCACTAACCCTGGCAGGGGACTCTCATGCTGAGAGGTAGCAAATGGGGAGTGAATTGAAAGGACAAACAGCCACAGGGGATCCCACCCTGACAGCACCTGgagcccctccctcctccaccccagggtACTGTCCCTGCTCCAGGGGGTACCAGCCATTCAGCTTGgcatcccagggctgaagctaaCAGAGCCATGAGGGAGTGCAAGGGGGACCACAGGGCATCTCCTCTCTGCACTGCTGGGGGTGCCCAAATACTGGGCAGGGTCCCCCTCCTGAGCCCGTGAGATGCAGGCACTTGGCTGCTGGAGCATCAGGGATTTGGGGGTTGCTCCCCACTGCACAGGCAGCCAACCAGGAAGGAGACTGCCCCACCTCCCAATCCTCATGAATGTCTCTGTGGAGCATCTAGGCCACTCTATGTAGTAGAACCTGTCTCAGTCCCCAGGGCAGCTCTGGGGCCTGGCATGCCAACCCAGCCAGATGTTGGGGTGCTAGGTAGTCATGTGGGCATCATCTATGAGGCAGAAGGAAAAGACAGGGTAGGTCCCACCTAATCCAGGCCTTGGGTGGCTCCCCTGCAGCCGTTCCTTGCCTCCCCTGGCATCTCAGGCTCAACTGTGCTGCTGCCTCCCTTCTAAAGGCAAAAGCTATGTGCTCTAACGGGTAGAGccaggaactgggagtcaggagagctgggttctgtcctgattctgagcttgggcaagtctctgcctctttttgtgcctcaatttccccatgtgtaatATGGTGGTGGGGTGTGACAAACTGGGCATACACACTGCCTAGGACGAGCTGCCTGGCTCTGTTTAGCAGGAGGCTCAGACCATCACTGGCTCAGAGGCAGATGCCCCTTTCCATGTAAAATCATCAGCAGCAGAGACAGGCACTGCCACAGGGACACTGAGCCCAGGTCGTTCGTAAGTGGCAGGCAGGTGGTAAGACTGGCAGCCAGGGTAGGGCACGTTTTTGTGATGTGTTTGGGAGGCGATCGGACAGGGCCCGCTCCAGCCCCACTGGCTGTGGGGTCGGTCCCAGGTCCCACACTGTGGTGCCGCCACTTCTCCCAAGGGCTCATGGCGGGAGGTGCTGCCTGGGGTCAAATGGAGACAGTGGCTGGCGGAGCCAGGCTGTGTCTGGGTTCTGGCAACTCCCCTCCTGTCCTGGTTCCAGGGGACTCTGGGGGCATATTGCAAATAACAGCACAGCCCCCCTGTCCGCTGGCCCCCCAGTGTGATCATCCCCCAGCCCTGGAACCTCCACAGCCTGACAGACCCCACAATGACCCCCACCCCGTGTCTCCCACAGCCCTTGTTAGCTGACAGGCCCCCGCTGTGatcacccccaaccccacactcttcccagctgctctcaTCCCCGCTGTCCCCGAAGCCCTGCGGGATCCCAGCCTGAGGCAGGTGACCCAGgagcctctctccctcccctgcactctCTGGGGCTGAGCCCCtacaccctctcctccccctgtgGTGGGCCACTGACCCTCCAGCTAGTCTAGGGTCATTAGACCTCCTAGCTTGTCTAGCAACAGCTAGATCTCTATGGTAACATGGCTGCGTCCATCGTCCCGTTTCCCATCCGGTATGTTCTAGCCTAGGTCCGGCCCCAGCTCTATGCTCTAATTGGGTTCCCCGCCTTCCTCCGGCGGCAGCTCCTCTCCGCTCTAGCTCCAGTCCCGGCACATCTCTATGGTTTGGAACTGGCCCCTCTAGTCGCCTGCCTATTTTCTCCCGCTCTCTTGCGGGTAACTCTGTGGTAGCTGAGTCCGCCACATCCCGGAAGTGGACCGCTCTCCCCCCCAAACCTGACTCTATTGTACCTTGGAGGAGAGAGGGGCCCATTATGCCGGAAGCGCCTGTTCCTGGCGTGTTTCCGGTTGGCGGCTGGGCGGGGGCGAGTCACGTTATATCCGGGAGAAAGGGGGCGGCCTGGGGCCTGACCTCTGACCCTTGGGCTCCGTGATCCCCCGAGGGGTCCCCGCACAGGGTCGGGGGCAGCTCTGAGGTGCGGGGCGAGCCCTCTCGGCGGGCCGGAGCCCCCCCAGTGCATTGGCTGGGGTCGGTTGgcccggcggggcgggggcgtTGCCCTGGGAGTGTGTAGGGGGTGGCCGCCCGGGGGGTGCTGCCGCcctggggatgtgggaggggactgcACAGGGTGGTGTTGGGGGGCTGGGTGCCGCCCGGGGGGGGGGATGCCGCCCTGGGAGGGTGCGCTGTGTAGTGGTGGGGGGCCAGGGGCagccctggcggggggggggtgttgcgaTCTTGGGGCATGAGGGGGACCGCACTAGGGGGCGGGAGTGGCAGCTCTGACAGGCTCTGTGTGTTTCCAGGAGCAAGTCACTGCCTCCCACCCCAACGCCGGGAACTCGGTCACTTGGGGCGCGATGGATccgctcagggcccagcagctggCAGCTGAGCTGGAGGTGGAGATGATGGCTGACATGTACAACAGGTAATGACCCCATTGCGGCAGCTCCTTGTCAAGGGCAGGGTTgcatcccccccctcccccccgcagagTGCGGCTTTCTGAGGTGTCATAGGTTTGAAAGCCAGCAGGGATCATTGTCTTCATCCGAATTGGAGACAGTCCGaggaagagccacaagaatgtttaaaggattagaaaatatgccgcCTAGTGATAgattccaggagctcaatctatttagcataaccAAGAGCAGGTTAAGTGATGACTTGATCAGTtggtaagtacctacatgggaaacgaaacatatttaataatggggtgttcagtctagcagagaaaggtctaatatgatccaatggctggaaattgaagctagataaatttaaactggaaataaggcatcagattctaatggtgagagtaattaaccattggaacaacttaccaagtgtcatggtgtattcttcatcagtgatgagttttaaatcaagatgggatgtggGTCACAATGAAGGGTAACTGATGGGCTGTGGGTGTGCTGGAGCTGAGGACTGGAACATCAAAAGGCCATGGGTTGGGATTGAGAGGAATTGGCAGAGCCCAGAACTGCAATAGCAGGGGTTGTGGATTGGGATTcaggggcactggcagaactgTGGGCAGGGTGTGGAGGGAATTCAGGGCTGGGATAATagaggggtctgtggggaggaggcaggactggggtCACAGGGGCTCCTGTGGATTCTCATGCTCTCCCCTTCTGTGGCCCAGAATGACCAACGCCTGTCACCGGAAGTGCGTCCCTCCCCACTACAAGGAGGCAGAGCTCTCCAAGGGGGAGTCTGTGTGCCTGGACCGCTGCGTCTCCAAGTACCTGGACATCCACGAGCGCATGGGCAAGAAACTGACAGAGCTTTCCATTCAGGATGAGGAGCTGATGAagaggatgcagcagggggcagggccagtgtAGGGGTTTGCTCTTGAACATGGACAGCATGCATGATTGGCCCAGTGGCCCCAGCATTGCATCCTGGACTCAACCCTGTGACCCCCATCAATAAAACCTCTGCAGTTGTGTATAAGCTAGGTCTTTTCCTGCAAGGACATTTCAAAGAGCAGGGGCTGGAATACACCAATGGGATGTTCCGCTTTCCTGCCCCCCACCTTGCTCCATCCCTGAGTGGATAGGATCCCAGTTCTGCCCTGTCCAGCTCACCCTCCCATTTAGCAGGCCAGTCTGGGTGGGGCTAAGAGCCCAGTTCTTTCCTTTTACCACTTCATGGGAGGAATGGGTTAATGGAGGTCAGTTCCTGCGTGGGGAGCAGCTCTGCAGGAGGCCAGGTTGATATCCGGCTGTTTTTTCCTCTTAGTACCCCAGTGTAgctctagggggtgctgtgctgctggggcaggggcttatCTTCCTGGTGCACTGTAAAGCTCAGCTCCTCTTCTGCTGTGCACACTAAATATCCTTGGTACTGTCACTGGGATCAGTGTGTGAATGGCAGGATCCTGATCAAGTTTGGATAacttccccacccctgcagttAACCTTTCACTTCCTGTCCGAAACTCCTCGTAGAGGGATGTCACTCTTCCCCTTTAATCActgcccaccccagaggtggctgcagatCCCCATATGCCTGTGTAAAGAGTTTGTCTCTTATTTCAGTCAACTCATCCTGGCAAGCACGGTGGACTGATGGTGCATTGTGTGCCCACCAGGGGGCGTGCTACTCCCTGCAGAGCACATGGCCCTTAATACCATGTTGGTCTAACAGCTCCAGGCTGTGCTACATGTTTAACAACCCAGGATTTTAATTGGGTTGTTTCCCTGCCTTTGTCTCATTCAGAGTGCTGACTGCAGGTTAATTACATGGCAGCTCTGTTTTGCCAGAGGCTGAATTCTCCCATCCCAGCTACTTAGAGATCAGAATTGGATTAAAAGGCACCAGCTGGGAGTTATTTTTAACTGACTTGAGGTTTTGTTCATCTTGTCTGGGTGCTGGCCTCTTTGGTGGGGAAAATGCTAGAGGAATGGGCTGTAATAACGAGgagtcatagattataaagccagaaggcacTGCTGTgcttatctagtctgatctcctgcataacacaggcctgaggacttccttgaattaacTCCTGGTTGAActagcagatctgttagaaaaacatcccatcctgATAGaagaattgtcagtgatggagaatctgctgCAGCCCTTGGTAGATTGTTCCCGGGGTTACCTCGCTGTTCACATTTGTgctttgtttccagtctgaatttatctagcttcaacttccagtcactgcaTCTTGTTAGATCTTTGGCTGCTAGATTGTGGAAACACCCCTGTGTGCTGGGGACTTCCCAAATGTTCAGGAAGGGATAGTCCCTGCCCTACTTTGATCACGGTCTGCAGATAGACAGACACACCTGAGGTGGGAGGACAGCCAGACAAAGCAAGCATTCATAGTGGTAGCAGAAGCAGCCTTATTTGCACACACCCCGTTTGACCCTTCAGCTCTCCCCGTAGAGTGAATCCGTGTTTCACTATAAAAGGTTTGCTGGGATAGATTAAACCGGTGGGGCTTTGGCTGAGACCCAGCTTCACCCAGCAAAAGTGTTCTTTTGCTGGTGTAATATAATCCTAACGTCTAACTCGTTTGTAGCACTTGCCATCAGTGGATCTCAAGGTGCTCTATGACACAGGGTTGCATCCTCAATTTGTACTGGCAAAAGGATGTTTTCCCCAGTCtgtgtgtgtctacactaagACTTATCAATGCCAGTAAAATTTTGCCCCACACCCCTGCTGacatagctctgccagtgcaagcgttaagtgtagaccaggcttcaaGTGGTACAAAGCCATGATGGGTGGATGCAGTTACAGTGGTGGAAAGGTGCTTAGACTGGGATAGGATTCCTGGAGAGCAaaacttttgagggtcatgcCCCGCTTCCCTCTGTCTGTGCACTCCTGGAGCCACAGTCAGGAGCAGGTCTGTGGcttgtgggggtggggcatggacAGGATAAGAAGGCTGGAGCTGTGGCTAGGGATTGAGCTGGAATcggagcagcagctgggccccAGCCAGGTGCGGAGCTGCGCTGGTGACGGGGTCAGGCatgcagcaggggtggggaggagctggagcagagctcagggcagggctgggtggcctTCCCTCGCTGCACCCGATGGGGGCTGTCCTAGCCCACTGTGCCCCCCCGAACGTCTGGGGGCACACCACACAGTTTAGGGACCTCTGCTATAGAGGAAGGGGGCTAAGTTGTACAGGTGTAAGGCACCTCTCTGTTCTGAGGGTAGTGCTGGTTTAACAATACTGGCAGCCATGTGGCTATGGTTATTCTGTCCCGGGACGTGTAGGAGCCGGCCTAGGAGGGCAAcagctgtggggagggacagagaaGGAGGCACTGCAGGAATGATGCCAACGGCTGGCAGTTTGGGAGCAAGGGAGCAGCGTGAAGCTGGATGGGTGGAGGGGCAGAGTTCCTAAATTCCCAGGCCAGCGGTGTGATCTGTGAGTGTGACCTGGCTAGCCCAGGCCAGAGCTGCCTGCGTGGTGGAGACAGAGCAGAGcgtttggagagagagaaagagagagctcaGAGTGATGGGGAATCTGTCCTGTGACTCAGTGGGCACCAAGGGTTAATGGCCTAATATGAGTCCCTTAGTTCCAGCCTCATTTGCTTTGGCTTAAGGCCATTGGCATTAGACCCAGGAGGGAAGAGAGCAGGGCTTTGAAGCTgcggtggtggggaggggagaccaaGGGAAAGAAGTCTACTTTGgaggatggtgtgtgtgtgtgtgtggggggggggtagggaacAGGGGACAAGAGGGCCAGGCCCCAACAGGAGTGGGCGGCTGTGGGAGCCAGCCCCAGTAATGGGGACAGTCTCTGAGTCTTCCTGGTGCATTGGAGATGCTGTGCCCCAGGGTGATTTCATACAGACCCTGAGAGGGGGTAGGAGAACTAACTGGCTCCAGTGCAgtaggctctggggaggagcagtCTCCCAGCACGGCCACTTGGATGCTCTCTGAGCCATGAACTGTTGCAGGATAGCGCTGATGCCTGCAGGTGAGACAGTGCCATCTGGGAGCTGAGCACCTTGCCAGCTATTTTATGCCACCCATGGGCCATTCCCACTTGAACCCAGCCATCAGCTGAGACTACAGGGCAGGAGTTTTCTGCTCACagcattccccagctcctccACAAACCGCACCACAGCGTTTAACCCACTGGAATCCAGTGGcggggagttccacaggctgtcCTGGGAAGGACAGCTGTCTGTTTCCTAGCAGTTAATACTCTTGAGTGTCTCTGGTCATGGGACTGGGGAACCCGCCCCCTATAGCCCTTAAACACTGTGACATTcctctctggtgttatctggactggtgatctgctaagTCACTCCAATcattgactctgggagccagccttatcctgctctgctgtgagaaccctgctcccaggctgttcacgcacagcctctggcatgtaaactgctcccagctacttgcagcTGAATgatactagccaatatctctggttcCAGACACAACTCTAGGAActtctgtcttgcagtgtccagtaatgcccgctggacgctgcaagcttatatgagtttgtcaatttaacaaagaaattgatatgtaccaggcttgttatctcaaggggagtctctgacatgcttcaaaccaaacacagttcttcaggtagaataaacaaacaaatttattaactataaagatagattttaagtgattataaatcaaaacataagtcagatttggtcaaatgaaataaaagcaaaatgcattttaagctgatcttaacgctttcaatgtccttacaaacttaaatgcttctcaccacaggctggctggttgctcttcagccaggctctcccctttgatcagcacttcagttgcttggtggtggtgtctggagatcaggggtctcaaacgcATGGCCCGCAGGCCGCTTGTGGCCcacagagttatttcctgtggtcCACCATAGCTCCCCGCCTCCCTGAGAGCACTGCATCCCCActtctccgcctacctcccagcgcttcctgccaccaaacagGTGTTTGGTGGTGCATAGGACTTTccaggggggggagagaggagcggggatgcagcatgctcaggggaggaggtggagaagaggtggggtcttggcggggatttggggaaggggtcggaaaaggggcagggaggggcagagttggggtggggactttggggaagaggtggggcaggggctgggcctcatggaaggggtggagtgggggcgcggccgggggcagggagcgggcttttgtatctttgtatgaaaaggtgtcagtgatatggccctcgggccaatgtactagtcctcatgtggccctcatggtgatttgagtttgagatccctgctttagatgtaggtggaagataaaggaagaaaatcgcaaatgtctcttccttttGTCATGTTCTCTCCTTTGCCACCCCCTTCAGCGTCAGATGAGCATTACTtggagtctctccaagcaaggttgagcagtTCTTCTGGTGAGACcacatgcaggtgagtcattgtaTTGTAGCCCTCTTGCTGACAAtagctgttgatgggttgtttgacaccccaccAGGGCATTggttccttgctgttgcctctggggagctaatatctggctgattcccccaagttacagcatgctttagtgacccccatacaacacaattctcataacttcatatgcattaatgatacacatatatggacagagaaatgactttcagcagatcataactgttcccctgataccttacaaggcatgctttatacataagatcatgattatatgaaaatgaggaatatgggggttacagcatGCTCCCCctaggtatagaatgtcacaaacACCCCCTTTTATGTTGCATTGTTACCCAATGGGGAAAAAGGACAATTTGCTTTCTGGGCAGGCTGGGAGACCTCAGTGTGAATGTTATGTGGCTGCTTGAGTGGATCATTAAAAAGGAAGGACTGGCTGAGGGCGGCCCCTTAAGACAACAAATCCACACACCAGGACATGAACGCCTAGCAGCCTGTGCCCCAGAGGGGGATggatttccccacctctcagctGGGAGGCTGAGCAAACCCCGCAGCTGGAGAACAAAAGATCAGGAAGGCAGCAGGTGGGGTTAGGAATTGGCTGTGGGAAGAGGTCGGGGCTCTCACCTGGGAACTGACCACGAAGGTCAGACTGAGACAGAGCCTAAACAAGGGGTTCACcacagcttggctgggctctgggctgagcaaGACGGACTTGGGCCATGCTTTAACCTTTGCTTCTCTATGCTCATCTACGGCCCTCCTATGCTGTGCAACAGCTGACTACTGAACCCGGCTGTTTGGACAACAGTGAGTCTCACTGCAAATACTGCTGAGGGGCATTAAGAGCATACAAGGCTGTGCCCGGAGTCTGTCCCAGCTGGGCTCAATGAATTGAGCtcatggggagaggcaggagggTCAGTCACAGGAGGTGGTGAGGCGCAACGGCCTACCCTGAAGGAAGGTGAGACCCTTCGGGGGTCTGGCACGCTGAAGGgttcctccaagagactgttccaaagctgggggtgTAGCACTGATCTTGTGATCCACATCACACAATGACACAGGGACATACATACACTATGCACAACTACACATGCAATTGCACATCATGCAGTGTCACACACAACCATAAACACCCCACAGCACAACCACACAGGGACACGCACCTTGCACAGCCACATACATGCTGTCATAACCACACCAGGCACAGCCACATGTGCGCACACACCAGGCACAGCCACACATGCACAACCTCACACACAGTCACATATGCATGTTTACACACAAACACCATGTACAACCACCCACTGTGCAAAACTATATGTACACCCACTCTTCATGCACAaccatatgtacacacacacacaaccaccagCACAACTATACACACGTATGAATGTGCACATGCAGCACAACCACGTAggccagccaggggagggggcaccTGTGGGTGGCACCCAGGGAGTTAAAGGTCGAGTTGTAAGTTGTGTTTGCGCAGCTGGACCCATCACAGCAGCTAAAGGCTAGTCAGTGGCCAATGAGAaactgggagggggaagggctccAACTGCACCAGAGGCCTGTGGGAGACATAAAGGAAAGGGTGAGACATGCCCTGCACAAATGTGATCCTGGCGTTTCCCAAGGGCAACCCCCACTGGTGAGATCTGCGTGCTCCTAGTATATGCTCCAGCCAACCTGGTCTTTTCCTCTGTTCTCCCTGCCtcactttcttctcttctgtcccATTTGGAAATCTCCAGTCTGTTGTTCCCCACATCCTTCTCCCTCTGCtctctcccagtctctctcctctATCCACTCCTTCCTCTCTCACACCTTTTTTCAATTCATTCTTTCCTTTCCgtcactctttctttcttttcttctttctttccccttttaatTTG
This DNA window, taken from Dermochelys coriacea isolate rDerCor1 chromosome 6, rDerCor1.pri.v4, whole genome shotgun sequence, encodes the following:
- the TIMM10 gene encoding mitochondrial import inner membrane translocase subunit Tim10 isoform X1 is translated as MPEAPVPGVFPVGGWAGASHVISGRKGAAWGLTSDPWEQVTASHPNAGNSVTWGAMDPLRAQQLAAELEVEMMADMYNRMTNACHRKCVPPHYKEAELSKGESVCLDRCVSKYLDIHERMGKKLTELSIQDEELMKRMQQGAGPV
- the TIMM10 gene encoding mitochondrial import inner membrane translocase subunit Tim10 isoform X2, encoding MDPLRAQQLAAELEVEMMADMYNRMTNACHRKCVPPHYKEAELSKGESVCLDRCVSKYLDIHERMGKKLTELSIQDEELMKRMQQGAGPV